Genomic segment of Verrucomicrobiota bacterium:
CCCGCGCAGGATTCCGGGGAGGAACGTGTCACGCCGCGACATGTCGCCGCTTGCGGCGCGATGGCCGCCACCGTCGCGCGACGTTGCGGCTCGGCGGGCAGGTTCACGCCACAAGCTCCCGCATCACATTCCCGCTCACGTCCGTGAGCCGGAAGTCACGCCCCGCGTAGCGATACGTGAGGCGCTCGTGGTCGAACCCGAGCAGGTGGAGCATCGTCGCGTGCAGGTCGTGGACGCTCGCCTTGTTCTCGACCGCCTTGAATCCAAACTCGTCCGTCGCTCCATACGCGGTGCCACCCTTCACGCCGCCGCCGGCCATCCACACGCTGAAGCCGTAGTGGTTGTGGTCGCGGCCGAGCTTGGACGTGCCGTTGTTGTTGAGCTCGACCGTGGGCGTGCGGCCGAATTCGCCGCCGAAGAGGATCAGGGTCTCGTCGAGCATGCCGCGCTGCTTGAGGTCGGCGATGAGCGCGCCGATGGGCTGGTCGATTTCCTTCGCGAGCTTGCTGTGGTTGGCCTGGATGTTCTCGTGGTTGTCCCACGGCTGCCCCGCGCCGTGCCAGAGCTGGATGAACCGCACGCCGCGCTCGAGCAACCGCCGGGCGATGAGCGTCTGCCGCGCGTGAATGCCCTCGCCATACATCGCGCGCACGTGCTCGGGCTCGCGCGTCACGTCGAAGGCGTCCGCCGCCTCCATCTGCATCCGATACGCGAGCTCGAAAGACTGGATGCGCGCCTCGATCAGCGAGTCGCGCCCGCGCGCGGCGAGATGCTCGGAGTTGAGCCGCGCGAGCAGGTCGAGTTGCTGGCGCTGCTCCTTCAACGTCGCGTGGCCGCTGCGGATGTTTTCGATGAGCTTGTCGAGTTGCGTGAACTGCGAGTCAATGAACGTGCCTTGGAACACGCCCGGCAGAAATCCCGCGCTCCAGTTGTCGGCGTCCTTGATGGGGAAGCCGCGCGGACACATCACGATGAAGGCGGGAAGGTTCTGGTTTTCCGAGCCGAGCCCGTAAGTGACCCACGCGCCGACGCTCGGTCGGCTCTGCACGGAGTCGCCGCAATTCATGAGCATGAGCGACGGCTCGTGATTCGGCACCTCGGCGTGCATCGAGCGGACCACGGCGAGTTCGTCCGCGTGCCGCGCGATGTTGGGGAAGATGTCGCTGATCTCGAGCCCGCTGCGACCGTGCGGCGCAAACTTGAACGGCGTCGGAAACGCCATCCCCGTCTTGCGCTCGGTGCGGAGGTTCTCGTAAGGCAGCGCCCTGCCGGCGTGGACGGCGAGCGCGGGCTTCGGGTCGAACGTGTCCACGTGCGACGGCCCGCCGTTGAGGAAGAAATGAATGACGCGCTTCGCCCTGCCCGTGAAGTGTGGCGCGCGCGGGACGAGCGGGCTCGCTGTGGGCGCTGCAGCCGTTGCGGTTGCCGCGGCGCCGTTCTCGGCGAGCAACGACGCGAGCCCGAGCGTGCCGAAGCCCATCCCGCAGCGCGCGAGGAACTCGCGCCGCGGAATCAACGCCGCAGTCGGCGGTGGTGTGGCGCGGGGCATCGTGGACCCTTGGTAATCCGCCACGCGCGGAATGGCAAGGGCGGCGGATGCTCACCGCTGCCTTGTCCTAATCGTGATCTTGATCCTAATCTCGGGGTTCATGCCGGTTCAGGCCGGAAGATCAGGATTACGATTAGGACTAGGAACTGCCGCCACGCGCGTGAACCCTTCGCGCTCGCGCGGTTACTCCAACGCCGTCTGCCCGCTCACCACGCGCGCGTAATAGCCGCCCGTGCGGCGTAGTTCCTCGGGGGTTCCGTTCTCCGTCACGCGGCCGCCTTCGAGCACGATCACCCGGTTCACGCGCTTGATCGTCGGGAGGCGGTGCGCGACGAGGAGCGTGGTGCGGTTGGCCATCAACGTGTGCAGCGCCTCGACGACGAGCGCCTCGCTTTCGGCGTCGAGCGCGCTCGTGGGTTCGTCGAGCAACAGCACGGGCGCGTCCTTGAGGAAGGCGCGCGCGAGGTTGATGCGCTGGCGCTCGCCGACGCTGAGCTTGATGGCGCCCTCGCCGACGGGGGTGTGGTAGCGCGCGGGCATCGCCTCGATGAAGAGGTGCGCGTTGGCGGCCTGCGCGGCGGCGATGACCTCGTCGCGCGTCGCGCCCGGCCGGCCGCAGGCGATGTTCTCGTAGATGGTGGTGGGGAGCAGGAACGGCTCCTGCATCACCACGGCCACGTGCGAGCGAAGGTCCTTGAGCACGAGCGAGCGCAGGTCCGCGCCGTCGAGTTTCACGTGGCCGCGCGCGGGGTCGAAGAACCGTGGCACGAGATTCAGCAGCGTGGTTTTGCCCGCGCCGCTCGGGCCGGTGATGGCGACAGATTCGCCGGGCCGCACGGTGAAGGACACGTCCTGCAACACCGGCTTGGCATCGAAGGCGAAGGTGACGCGGTCGAACTCGATCCCGCCGGTGACGATGAACGAATCCTTGGTGAGATGCGCCGTCTGGCTGAGCGTGCGCGAGATGCCGGCGAAGGCC
This window contains:
- a CDS encoding DUF1501 domain-containing protein, yielding MPRATPPPTAALIPRREFLARCGMGFGTLGLASLLAENGAAATATAAAPTASPLVPRAPHFTGRAKRVIHFFLNGGPSHVDTFDPKPALAVHAGRALPYENLRTERKTGMAFPTPFKFAPHGRSGLEISDIFPNIARHADELAVVRSMHAEVPNHEPSLMLMNCGDSVQSRPSVGAWVTYGLGSENQNLPAFIVMCPRGFPIKDADNWSAGFLPGVFQGTFIDSQFTQLDKLIENIRSGHATLKEQRQQLDLLARLNSEHLAARGRDSLIEARIQSFELAYRMQMEAADAFDVTREPEHVRAMYGEGIHARQTLIARRLLERGVRFIQLWHGAGQPWDNHENIQANHSKLAKEIDQPIGALIADLKQRGMLDETLILFGGEFGRTPTVELNNNGTSKLGRDHNHYGFSVWMAGGGVKGGTAYGATDEFGFKAVENKASVHDLHATMLHLLGFDHERLTYRYAGRDFRLTDVSGNVMRELVA